The following are encoded together in the Ovis aries strain OAR_USU_Benz2616 breed Rambouillet chromosome X, ARS-UI_Ramb_v3.0, whole genome shotgun sequence genome:
- the TMSB15B gene encoding thymosin beta-15B, with the protein MSDKPDLSEVEKFDKSKLKKTNTKEKNTLPSKETIQQEKECAQTS; encoded by the exons ATGAGTGATAAGCCAGACTTGTCTGAAGTGGAGAAGTTTGACAAGTCCAAACTGAAGAAAACtaatactaaagaaaaaaacactcttCCCTCAAAGGAAA CTATCCAGCAGGAGAAAGAGTGTGCTCAAACTTCATAA